Proteins from a genomic interval of Zingiber officinale cultivar Zhangliang chromosome 2A, Zo_v1.1, whole genome shotgun sequence:
- the LOC122043176 gene encoding uncharacterized protein LOC122043176, with the protein MVSDEVIASCIESILRQTSDPAATLSGVVRQVEAKLGVDLSHKSAFIRDQIEILLGPSRLPAATFLASQQPPPAASPHSPYILLPYLPLQQQFSTHQPTSSAPSDPFPPQQHPGITFQYPPPPPLPAAAVMAAYHLQQQLHQTPQGVHSANLPPPAAVAVSALKESAPPKAKRKGGSGGLNKVCGVSPELQPIVGEAVMSRTQIVKQLWAYIRKNNLQDPNNKRKIICNDELRVVFETDSTDMFKMNKLLAKHILPLDCAKETASEFKRLKAEEVTTPEVSQLDSDGYPLSISVALAKFFGCEEREMLQSDALSRVWDYIKSNQLEDDTNMVITCDTKLEELLGCKSFPVTGVTDMLKNHLFKKT; encoded by the exons ATGGTTTCCGACGAGGTTATCGCCAGCTGCATCGAGTCCATCCTCCGGCAGACTTCCGACCCCGCCGCCACCCTCTCCGGCGTCGTCCGCCAGGTCGAAGCCAAGCTAGGCGTCGACCTCTCCCACAAGTCCGCCTTCATTCGCGACCAGATCGAGATCCTACTGGGCCCCTCTCGCCTGCCGGCGGCCACTTTTCTCGCTTCCCAGCAGCCTCCTCCTGCGGCTTCCCCGCATAGCCCCTACATCCTCCTGCCCTACCTGCCGTTGCAACAGCAGTTCTCCACTCACCAGCCAACTTCCTCCGCGCCCTCAGATCCTTTCCCCCCTCAGCAGCACCCCGGAATCACTTTCCAGTATCCCCCGCCCCCGCCTCTGCCAGCTGCCGCCGTCATGGCAGCATACCACCTACAGCAGCAGCTCCACCAGACACCGCAGGGCGTCCATTCTGCCAACCTCCCCCCACCTGCAGCTGTCGCTGTGTCTGCGCTGAAGGAAAG TGCACCACCTAAGGCTAAAAGAAAAGGTGGTTCTGGGGGTCTAAACAAAGTTTGTGGTGTTTCACCTGAACTCCAGCCTATTGTTGGTGAGGCAGTAATGTCAAGAACTCAG ATTGTGAAGCAACTCTGGGCTTACATCCGAAAAAACAATCTCCAAGATCCTAATAATAAGAGGAAGATCATATGTAATGATGAACTTAGGGTGGTGTTTGAGACTGACAGTACTGACATGTTTAAAATGAACAAGCTGTTAGCTAAACATATTCTTCCACTTGATTGTGCGA AAGAGACTGCTTCTGAATTCAAAAGGCTAAAGGCTGAAGAGGTTACTACACCTGAAGTTTCTCAACTTGATTCTGATGGATATCCTCTTTCTATTTCTGTTGCTCTGGCCAAATTTTTTGGATGTGAAGAAAGAGAGATGCTCCAATCTGATGCTTTGAGCCGTGTATGGGACTACATAAAATCCAATCAGCTGGAG GATGATACAAATATGGTGATTACATGCGATACCAAGCTTGAAGAATTGCTTGGTTGTAAAAGTTTCCCTGTCACAGGCGTAACCGACATGCTGAAGAACCATTTATTCAAAAAAACATGA
- the LOC122043177 gene encoding transcription factor bHLH52-like, with amino-acid sequence MEAAVAAAFDAHSEVADALTGFLSEPSHFLLDDFLHASESSAAGIHPSFSAPSSLFAPLPLHEPSGSGLLQHWPKRHRSCDDLRHHQLPTPAREERTELSAQSRAARARRKRIAEKTQELGRLIPGGNRMTTAEMLQAAGGYVKFMQAQVGLLGLLFTGPIKNWAAPPETERKAQALVSSPRVQEKLAAEGRCVVAKELVMVMAEDKEIKSNLTIARDLNRFIESINIGLR; translated from the exons ATGGAAGCGGCGGTGGCGGCCGCCTTCGACGCCCACTCCGAAGTCGCCGACGCCCTCACCGGCTTCCTCTCCGAGCCCTCCCACTTCCTCCTCGACGACTTCCTCCACGCTTCGGAGTCCTCCGCCGCTGGCATCCACCCGTCCTTCTCTGCCCCCTCCTCCCTCTTCGCCCCGCTACCACTTCACGAACCCAGCGGCAGCGGCCTCCTCCAGCATTGGCCGAAGCGCCACCGAAGTTGCGACGACCTGCGCCACCACCAACTCCCGACGCCGGCGAGGGAGGAGCGGACGGAGCTGTCGGCGCAGAGCCGGGCGGCACGGGCGAGGAGGAAGAGAATCGCGGAGAAGACGCAGGAGTTGGGCCGGCTGATCCCCGGCGGGAACAGGATGACGACGGCGGAGATGCTGCAGGCCGCCGGCGGCTACGTCAAGTTCATGCAGGCCCAAGTTGGCCTTCTTGGGCTATTATTCACCGGCCCAATTAAG AATTGGGCTGCTCCACCGGAGACAGAGAGAAAGGCTCAAGCTCTGGTATCATCGCCACGTGTCCAAGAAAAATTGGCTGCGGAAGGGCGGTGCGTGGTGGCGAAGGAGTTGGTGATGGTCATGGCCGAGGACAAGgagatcaagtccaacttgaccaTCGCTCGCGATCTTAATCGGTTCATCGAGTCGATCAATATCGGACTACGTTAG